From the genome of Carassius gibelio isolate Cgi1373 ecotype wild population from Czech Republic chromosome A16, carGib1.2-hapl.c, whole genome shotgun sequence, one region includes:
- the LOC128030911 gene encoding protein C1orf43 homolog gives MADGNTLSGVNVVLVMAYGSLVFVLLFIFVKRQIMRFAVKSRRGPHVPLGHNAPKELKEEIDSRLSKVNDIRYEPNLLSKDDDRLKHQGQNGCYNYLFRMQALDAIRDSDIPSRELGCSASALIGRRYRNWLQDLRNSHALFKSNNSSLIDRLLDGYDSARHGTGVFGEAEFVKYKEDLSELAALVKTHSSSTSLNQQHQSAAKELTSSPGPSSASTIQVTYLPSTGQRSKRPKHFLELKNFKDNYNTLESTL, from the exons ATGGCAGATGGAAACACTCTGTCCGGTGTAAATGTTGTGCTGGTTATGGCCTACGGCAGTTTG GTGTTTGTGCTGTTGTTCATCTTTGTGAAGAGACAGATTATGCGCTTCGCTGTGAAGTCTCGCAGAGGACCCCACGTGCCGCTGGGTCACAACGCACCAAAG GAGCTGAAAGAGGAGATCGATTCCCGTTTGTCAAAAGTAAATGACATTCGTTATGAGCCAAATCTACTCTCTAAAGATGACGATCGACTGAAGCATCAAGGCCAGAATG gGTGTTATAATTATCTCTTCAGAATGCAAGCGTTAGATGCCATCAGAGACTCTG ATATCCCGTCTCGTGAGCTGGGATGCAGTGCCAGCGCTCTGATCGGCCGCCGCTACAGGAACTGGCTGCAGGACCTGCGAAACTCTCACGCTCTGTTCAAGTCAAATAACAGTTCACTGATAGATCGCTTGCTGGATGGCTACGACAGCGCTCGCCATGGGACAGGG GTGTTTGGTGAGGCAGAGTTTGTGAAGTATAAAGAAGATCTTTCTGAACTGGCTGCTCT TGTTAAGACCCACTCCAGCAGCACCAGTCTAAACCAGCAGCACCAGTCAGCAGCTAAAGAGCTGACCAGCTCTCCCGGGCCTTCGTCTGCCTCTACCATTCAGGTCACGTACCTGCCGTCCACCGGACAGCGCAGCAAGAGGCCCAAACACTTCCTGGAGCTCAAAAACTTTAAAGACAACTATAATACGCTAGAAAGCACACTTTAG
- the LOC128030974 gene encoding uncharacterized protein LOC128030974: protein MSLHTVTEGADAPGTAEQSHSQLSAMPFGSSAARFKIRSAKTLTTKDLRKKSFFFEGGKVEDSSQKSDPSKDLNKACTSSASDTHTNTDDKDTGNTLSKDSSKDSTFPISSEKADVSSMKFNTQEDKSQAEKDRSRGDELRRSYQSNKSKSLDWKAGHGNRTGMTSGTRDFENCMRRSNFERTGTNNKITSFTQENQPSSVSQRIQTYYATNKGNQNSDRKDFSGSPSVRMNSGQSLPSRLKPRLSHGSIGEGISLWAQQQGESSLGQTVNRMRSSNAKEITGNQTIMERDSIRLKRSNTVSSDESYPKSMDTVDCTPRHIKYIPDYVFGASLDCTDIHQEKPSYNGEKAGTFPRGFSKAYSVPKQEPSTNRENRNYQRDSSSGLSFSVSSKPKLSTEMSSAKKTQSLLPDDKEGTSRMWFTGSSKYCCQSLERTRSRLSATAQCNARRNQPDSSSISRQGVKNLFTTSGGIKEEIGEDKHPLASKGGAHNEIPKEEEKDNVFMFKTEGRRGDGVLEKSRLPSSDSVKNTISMFESLAQRSRSTPEIFRSRRTLSVPEPSRPAARLKKSDSEINLNFGRVGGNKESLRTNFSSNSTLKERPTLEQPQDTCKKSLKLAPALKQINEPRTDQLTNVRDEDERRTVDKKHMDEPDSTTTAPSGLRNIATEEKARIQPISQQSNPKSLLKQKSIYVQLVDDDENTPTDSADRASLTVNIQQQSSPGAITVNGNNPKALPNPPQSSTPTQTIYSSLNNSNNNNYETTRKDLTSTRMDRRRSDEEDDYEETDTDEDSDSGESSVTITSNMSQSERKSFSLSLVELCNYGGVDYKPSDECLSEGDDVSTHTRSASMSSDISAFSSVTLLSTEELDSLIDDVRGLGDDTLKKYEDVQVVVLHKEVGSGLGFTLAGGVDQNKPVTVHRVIPGGVAAQEGTIFEGAQVLSINGTALQNSAHWDALHTLRKARGQGMAVVVLQSSNNRKEDTEKSGITGSKVHVILNKSSSDLGFSLEGGVGSSSGDKPLTVKKIFRGGPVNEVFPGDELLEVQGQSLVGLMRLEAWSLIKKLPSGPVEVLLHRPQ, encoded by the exons ATGAGTTTGCATACTGTAACCGAAGGTGCAGATGCACCTGGAACAGCAGAACAAAGTCATAGTCAGTTATCTGCGATGCCTTTTGGCTCTTCAGCTGCTAGATTCAAAATCCGCTCTGCTAAAACACTTACTACCAAGGACCTCAggaagaaaagctttttttttgagGGAGGAAAAGTTGAAGACTCAAGCCAGAAAAGTGATCCCAGTAAGGACCTCAACAAAGCTTGTACTTCTTCAGCTAGTGATACCCACACTAACACTGATGACAAAGACACAGGTAACACTTTAAGTAAGGATTCAAGCAAAGACTCAACTTTTCCTATCAGTTCTGAAAAGGCTGATGTGAGCTCTATGAAGTTTAACACTCAAGAAGACAAGAGTCAGGCAGAAAAGGACAGGAGCAGAGGAGATGAGTTGAGGAGATCTTATCAGTCAAACAAAAGCAAAAGCTTAGACTGGAAAGCAGGACATGGGAATAGAACTGGGATGACTAGTGGGACCAGAGACTTTGAAAATTGTATGAGGCGATCCAATTTCGAGAGAACGGGGACAAAcaacaagataacttcattcacGCAAGAGAATCAACCCAGTAGTGTTTCACAGAGGATTCAGACTTACTATGCAACCAATAAAGGCAATCAGAACAGTGACAGAAAGGATTTCTCTGGATCTCCGTCTGTGAGAATGAACAGTGGTCAGTCACTCCCATCCAGATTGAAGCCAAGACTTAGCCACGGATCCATTGGAGAAGGAATCAGTCTCTGGGCACAGCAACAAGGTGAATCAAGTCTTGGTCAGACAGTAAACAGAATGAGATCTTCCAATGCAAAGGAAATAACTGGAAATCAAACAATAATGGAAAGAGATTCAATCAGATTAAAACGCAGCAATACTGTAAGTTCTGATGAATCATATCCCAAATCTATGGACACAGTGGACTGTACTCCAAGACACATAAAATACATTCCTGACTATGTGTTTGGAGCTTCTTTAGATTGTACTGACATCCATCAGGAGAAACCTTCTTACAATGGAGAAAAAGCTGGAACATTCCCAAGAGGGTTTTCAAAAGCATACTCTGTACCGAAGCAAGAACCCTCTACCAACAGGGAGAACAGAAATTATCAAAGGGACAGTTCCTCTGGACTAAGTTTTTCAGTGTCATCAAAGCCTAAATTGAGTACAGAAATGTCCTCTGCCAAAAAAACTCAGTCACTTCTGCCTGATGATAAAGAAGGGACAAGCAGAATGTGGTTTACAGGGTCCTCAAAGTATTGTTGTCAGTCCTTAGAAAGGACCAGGAGTAGACTGTCAGCAACTGCTCAATGCAATGCTCGCAGGAACCAGCCTGACAGTTCAAGCATCTCCCGCCAGGGTGTCAAAAACCTGTTTACCACATCCGGAGGAATCAAAGAGGAAATTGGGGAAGACAAACACCCATTAGCCTCAAAAGGAGGAGCACACAATGAAATCCctaaagaagaagagaaagataatgtatttatgtttaaaactGAAGGAAGGAGAGGAGATGGTGTTCTAGAAAAGTCACGTTTACCATCCTCAGATTCTGTGAAGAATACAATCAGCATGTTTGAATCTTTGGCTCAACGGAGCAGAAGCACACCAGAGATTTTTCGCTCCAGGAGGACCTTATCTGTACCAGAGCCCTCCAGGCCTGCAGCTCGATTGAAGAAGAGTGATTCcgaaataaatctaaattttggAAGGGTTGGGGGGAACAAAGAAAGTCTAAGAACAAATTTCAGCTCAAATTCCACACTGAAAGAAAGGCCAACATTAGAACAACCTCAAGATACATGCAAAAAGAGTCTTAAACTTGCTCCagcattaaaacaaattaatgaaCCAAGAACTGACCAACTTACCAACGTGAGGGATGAAGATGAAAGGAGGACTGTGGATAAAAAACACATGGATGAACCAGATTCTACCACCACTGCCCCCTCAGGGCTCAGAAACATAGCAACGGAAGAAAAAGCGAGAATCCAACCAATCTCTCAACAGTCAAATCCCAAAAGTTTACTAAAGCAAAAGTCAATTTATGTACAATTAGTTGATGATGATGAAAACACACCAACGGACTCAGCTGATAGAGCCTCTCTCACAGTTAACATCCAACAGCAAAGTAGCCCTGGAGCCATAACAGTCAATGGTAACAATCCCAAAGCTCTGCCCAATCCTCCTCAAAGTTCTACTCCTACCCAGACAATATATTCCTCACTCAATAACTCTAATAATAACAACTATGAAACAACAAGGAAGGATTTGACCTCTACTAGAATGGATAGGAGGCGCTCTGATGAAGAAGACGATTATGAGGAAACAGACACTGATGAAGACTCTGACTCAGGAGAGTCATCTGTGACCATCACAAGCAACATGAGCCAATCAGAACGCAAAAGTTTCTCTCTAAG TCTCGTGGAACTATGTAATTATGGTGGAGTGGACTATAAACCATCAGATGAATGTTTGTCAGAGGGTGATGATGTTTCGACACACACACGCTCTGCGTCCATGAGCTCAGACATCTCAGCCTTCTCTTCTGTGACTCTGCTGAGCACTGAAGAGCTGGATAGCTTAATAGATGATGTCAGGGGCTTGGGAGATGACACCCTGAAG AAATATGAAGATGTGCAAGTGGTTGTGTTACACAAGGAAGTAGGGAGTGGCTTAGGATTTACCTTGGCAGGTGGAGTGGATCAGAATAAACCAGTCACA GTCCACAGAGTAATACCAGGTGGTGTAGCAGCACAGGAAGGCACTATCTTTGAGGGTGCACAGGTGCTGTCAATCAATGGCACTGCCCTGCAGAATTCCGCCCACTGGGACGCTCTGCATACATTGAGAAAAGCAAGAGGACAGGGCATGGCGGTAGTTGTGCTCCAGAGTAGTAACAACAGAAAGGAAGACACTGAAAAATCAGGAATCACTG GCAGCAAAGTGCATGTGATTCTGAACAAGTCCAGTTCTGATCTTGGATTTAGTCTGGAAGGAGGGGTGGGATCTAGCTCTGGAGACAAACccctcactgtaaaaaaaatattccgTG GTGGACCAGTCAATGAAGTGTTTCCTGGGGATGAGTTGTTGGAGGTGCAAGGTCAGAGTTTGGTGGGTTTGATGCGTCTTGAGGCTTGGAGCCTAATAAAGAAACTGCCCTCTGGTCCAGTGGAGGTCTTACTGCACCGTCCTCAGTAA